The DNA region GAGTTGGCCGCGAGGGAATGGTTGCTGGACAGGGCGGTGCGGAGCATCCACAGGAACGGCGCAATGGTCACCACCAGCGCGATGGCCACGAGGGTCCAGGCTCCCGCACGTCGCCAGTTGAACGGCTTGCGGGGCTTGATGATGGCTGCGCGGGCCGGGGCGGCCGCGTCGTTGCGTGAGGGAGTCGAAGTAGTCATTGCGGGGGTCCTTAGTCCAGATCCGATTCATTGCCCTTGAGGAACTTCATTTGAACGAAGGCCACCAGGGCGAGGATGACGAAGAGAATGACAGACAGTGCCGAGGCGTACCCGAAGTCCGACTCGGTGAAGGCCTTTTGGTAGATGTACATCTGGATGACGCGGGAGGCGTTGATGGGACCGCCGGCGGTGGTGACGGCCACGGTGTCGAAGACCTGGAAGGAGCCGATGACGGTGACCACCAGGACCAGCACCATGACCGGGCGCAGCAGCGGCATGGTGATGGACCAGAACGTCCGGGTAGGGGACGCCCCGTCCAGGGAGGCAACCTCATACACATGGCTGGGAATCGACTGCAGTCCGGCGAAGATCAGCAGCGCGGTGTAGCCCATGTGCCGCCAGACGTTCACGGCCGCGATGGTGGGAATGGCCCATTGCTCGCTGCCGAAGAAAGCGATGCGTTGCCCGCCCAGCCAGCTGATGACCTCGTTGACGATGCCCAGTTGGTAGTCGAGCATCCAGAACCACAGCAGCGCAACGATCACGTTGGCCACCAGGAACGGCAGCAGCAGCGCGCCACGGATGAACGTGGATTTGGCCACCCGGTGCATCAGCAGCGCCAGGCCAAGGGCTATGGCGGTCTGGAAACCGATGTTGATGGCCACGTACTGGACGGTCACGCTCATCGCGTTCCAGAAAAGCTCATCGGCGAAAATCGCGGTGTAGTTATCCAGCCCGATCCACGTGGGATCACCGAGGATGTTGTATTCGG from Arthrobacter pascens includes:
- a CDS encoding carbohydrate ABC transporter permease — translated: MTTLTKQQRDPADRAPHSTAGTGGPRKKSLTHRMGDMRIAMVFIFPAMIGFVAFFLIPTIRGVYLSFTEYNILGDPTWIGLDNYTAIFADELFWNAMSVTVQYVAINIGFQTAIALGLALLMHRVAKSTFIRGALLLPFLVANVIVALLWFWMLDYQLGIVNEVISWLGGQRIAFFGSEQWAIPTIAAVNVWRHMGYTALLIFAGLQSIPSHVYEVASLDGASPTRTFWSITMPLLRPVMVLVLVVTVIGSFQVFDTVAVTTAGGPINASRVIQMYIYQKAFTESDFGYASALSVILFVILALVAFVQMKFLKGNESDLD